The genomic DNA ACATCGAGAAGTACCTGCATACGCCTTTGCCGGACAGTGAAATCTATTTCCTCTATCAGTATCTGGTGTCGTCCCGCATGCAGGGGTCGCTATCCATCACGTCCACGTTTTCATTAGAGGTAATGGACGTGACGAATGCCTATATCGATCATATGAGCAGCATAGTGGGAATCGAGTTTGATCACAAGGCCATGTTCATCGATCTTGCCAATCATATCAAGCCCATGCTGAATCGCCTGGCGCATAAAATCCGGGTGCAGAACAATCTACTGAGTCAGATCGAGAGTACGTATGAAGAAGTCTTCACCGGGGTGAAAAAAGTGTCCCGCATGGTGAGTGAAACGTTCAAGCTACCGGTCATAAATGACGATGAGATCGGCTTCATCACCCTGTATTTTGCCAAGGCCCTTGAAACCGGTCAACATCATCGACCGCTGAAAACCTTGATCATGTGCACGACGGGGATCGGGACATCCGAGCTGTTGAAGGCGAAGGTGGCGAAGAAGTTCCCTGAACTCGAGATCGTCGATGTGATCGCATCACGCAATATCCGGATGATTCAGGAGAACTATGCCGATGCCGATCTGATCTTGAGTACGGTTCAGATCACCGAAGAAGTACCGATCCCGTCCTTACTGGTCAGCGCCATGTTTACAGCCGATGATCAGAAACGACTGCAGGCGAAGATCGAGGTGATCCAGCGTGGCCACTAACTCACTCTATCAGGTTCATTTCCGGTCTGAGCTGGCATCACGGGAATCAGTCTACTCCTTTTGTGCCGATCACGCATCGACCGATTCGTCGACCCGGCAGCATCTTCTCCAGGCCTTCCATGACCGGGAGAAGGTGGGCAGTACCCAGATTGCAGAGCATGTCGTCATGCCCCATATCGAGAGTAGCCAACTGGACAAGAGTCAAATCATCGTCATACGTCCGGCTGAACCGATTCAATGGGAAGCAGGAATCGAAAAAATCCAGTTAGTGATCGTGCTTTTATTGAAACAAAATGAAAGCGCTACGATAAAAAGAGAGCTCATCCGCTTCACACGCACCCTGGCAGATGAAGACCATCTTAACGAAATTCTTGAGACAGAAGAAGAAGTAGCATTCACCAACAAAATCATACCAAATAGGGAGGAATCACAATGAAAATCGTAGGAGTAGCAGCATGCACAGTCGGAATCGCACACACATACATCGCACAGGAAAAGCTGGAGAACGCAGGGAAGAAAGCCGGTCATGAGATCCAGATCGAAACGCAGGGAACCATCGGGGTTGAAAATGCCCTGACTCAAAACCAGGTCGATGAAGCGGATATCGTCATCTTGGCTTCTGATGTAAAAATTGCTGGACGCGAGCGCTTTGAAGGGAAACGCATCATCCAGGTGACGACGGAAATCGCCGTGAAGTCACCCAATAAACTCATCCAAAAAGCGGCAGAGGTTGTCAGCCAGCAGAACTAAACAGGGGGCGAACATGATGGAAGTAAAGGACATTGTTGACTTGAATACGATTCATACGAACATCCGGGCCACGAATAAGGAAGAGGCCATTCAAGAACTGGCCGAAACGTTGTTGGTGAACGGATACATCACTGATATGGAAGATTTTCTTAAGGATATCTATGCAAGGGAAGCGATGGGCCAGACAGGCATCGGGAATTATATCGCGATTCCTCATGGGAAGAGTGACTCGGTCAAGAAGATCGGGGTGGCGATCGGGATCACCCAAGATGAAATCGAGTGGGAGACCCTCGACGGGAAGGGCGTCAAAGGCATCATTCTCTTCGCGGTCGGCAATGACAACGACGGGGCGCAAACTCACCTGAAACTGTTATCGCTGTTTGCGAGGAAACTGGGGAATGACGAGGTCATCGAAAAGATGCTGCAGTCTGAAAATGCAGAGGATGTAAGAGAGGCACTGTGCAGCTAGAGAGGCGATACATCTGAAGCTTTACTGATAGGTTGGCTGTTTTTTAGTTGCTGAGATTGAATGTCAAAATCGACGATTTGATCGTAGGAGGAAGAAAGATGAGTAAACTAAAACAATTAAATCTGAAGGGTCACCTGTTGACGGCGATTTCCTATCTGATTCCGATCGTGTGTGGAGCGGGCTTCCTGATTGCGATCGGTATGGGATTCGGAGGCACGGCACAAGGGTCCCTCGTACAAGGTGAATTCTCTATATGGGATGCGCTTGCGACCATGGGTGGCGCAGGGCTGGGGCTTCTGCCCGTCGTCATTGCCACGGGGATCTCGTATTCAATTGCCGGTAAGCCGGGGATTGCGCCGGGTTTCATCATCGGGTTGACGGCTAATGCCATCAGCGCAGGCTTTATCGGAGGAATTCTTGGAGGATTCTTATCCGGATTTTTAGCAGTAGCACTGATCAAATATATTAATGTTCCGAAGTGGGCGAAAGGGCTCATGCCTACGCTGATCGTTCCGTTCTTCACATCCATCATTGGCGGACTGATCATGGTGTATGTGATCGGAATTCCGATTGCTGCGCTCACGTCACTCCTCACCACCGCCCTCAACAGTCTCGGCACTTCTTCATTATTGGTATTCGGGGGTGTGGTTGGACTCTTGAGCGGCGTTGATTTCGGCGGACCGATCAATAAGACCGTATTTGCCTTTGTCCTGACGATGCAGGCAGAGGGAATCAACGGACCGATCACAGCGCTTCAGCTTGTCAATACGGCTACACCGATCGGATTCGGACTTTCCTTCTTCATTGCGAAATTGTTCGGCAAGAACATCTACACCCGTTCAGAAGTGGAAACGTTGAAATCGGCTGTGCCCATGGGCGTCATCAACATTGTCGAAGGTGTCATTCCGATTGTGATGAACGACATCGTCCGCTGTGTGACGGCAGTCGCCATCGGGGGTGCTGCCGGAGGAGCGGTTACCATGGTTCTCGGGGCCGATGCAACGGTACCGTTCGGCGGTGTACTCATGCTTCCGACCATGTCCCAGCCTTGGACAGGAGCGGTAGCCATTCTCGTCAACGTATTGGTAACGGGCGTTGCCCTGGCACTGCTTAAGAAGAATGTAAAAGAAGGTGAACAGATCGAAGTGGAGGAAGAAGACATCGATCTCGACGATATTAAAATCATTTGATTCATAGAGAAGTGGAGGAAATATAGATGAAAAAAGTAGAATTTTCCCCATCGCTCATGACGATGGACCTGGATCAATTTAAAGAGCAGATCACATTCCTCAATGACCATGTGGGCTCGTATCACATCGACATCATGGACGGGCACTATGTTCCCAATATCACGTTATCTCCGTGGTTCATCCAGGAGGTGCGCAAGATCAGCAACCTTCCATTGTCAGCGCATCTCATGGTGACCAATCCAAGTTTTTGGGTGCAGCAGCTGGTCGATCTGAAATGCGAGTGGATTTGCATGCACGCAGAAGTCCTCGATGGCCTAGCCTTCCGCTTGATTGATCAGATCCAGAATGCGGGACTGAAAGCAGGCGTTGTCCTGAATCCGGAGACGCCGATCGACACGATCTTCCCTTATATCGATCTCGTGGATAAGATCACCATCATGACCGTCGACCCCGGTTTCGCGGGTCAGCGTTTCATCGACAGCACCCTCGATAAGATCGTGGCATTAAGGGAGCTGAGGGAAGAGAAGGGTTATCGCTATGTGATCGAAATGGATGGCTCTTCAAGCAGGAAGACCTTCAAGAAGATCGATGCGGCCGGGCCGGATGTTTACATTGTCGGCCGGAGCGGATTATTCGGACTGAGCGAAGATATCGAAACATCATGGAAAACGATGTGCCAGGATTATGAAGATATGACGCAGAAGGTCCTATCATAATGTGTGGGGGTTGGGATCATTCTCAACCCTTTCATTATGCGAAAAAGAGATAAAGGAGCGAACGAATATGACACTTCAAACGAAGCAGACAATCGATACATTGGCGATCAATACAATCAGGACATTGGCCATCGACGCCATCGAACAGGCGAACTCCGGGCATCCGGGAATCGCCATGGGAGCAGCCCCGATGGCCTACACGCTATGGGCAAAGGAGATGGAAATGAACCCTGGCAATCCCGACTGGATTAACCGCGACCGTTTTGTTTTATCGGCAGGACACGGATCGGCCCTTCTGTATAGCATGCTTCATCTATTCGGCTACGGGCTGACCATGGACGAGCTGAAGAACTTCCGCCAGTGGGGAAGCAAGACACCAGGTCATCCCGAATTCGGTCATACCGTTGGGGTGGAAGCGACTACCGGCCCCCTTGGACAGGGAATCGCCATGGCCGTCGGAATGGCGATGGCAGAGAGACATCTTGCCGACACCTATAATCAGGAAGACTATGACGTGATCAATCATTATACTTACAGCCTATGCGGCGATGGAGACTTGATGGAAGGCGTATCGGCTGAAGCTGCTTCTCTGGCAGGACATCTGAAGCTTGGGCGGCTCGTCGTGCTCTACGATTCGAATGACATCTCTCTGGACGGAGACCTGAATCGATCATTCTCTGAAAGTGTGGAAGATCGCTTCAAGTCATATGGTTGGCATGTGGTGCGGGTGGAAGATGGCAATGACGTAGACGCCATCCAGGCAGCCATCCAAGAGGCAAAGGCGGAAACGGACCGTCCTACATTGATCGAGGTGAAAACGACCATCGGCTTCGGATCCCCGAATAAAGCCGGATCTTCTGCGTGTCATGGGGCGCCCTTGGGGGAGGAAGAAGTGAAGCAAACGAAGGCAGCCTATCAATGGGAAGCCGACACACCATTCTTTGTACCGGAAGAAGTGGAGAAGCATTTCGCCGGGATGATGGAAGCAGGCAAAGCAAAAGAGGCCACCTGGAACGAGCGGTTTGAAGCGTACAA from Rossellomorea marisflavi includes the following:
- a CDS encoding PTS fructose transporter subunit IIC, whose translation is MSKLKQLNLKGHLLTAISYLIPIVCGAGFLIAIGMGFGGTAQGSLVQGEFSIWDALATMGGAGLGLLPVVIATGISYSIAGKPGIAPGFIIGLTANAISAGFIGGILGGFLSGFLAVALIKYINVPKWAKGLMPTLIVPFFTSIIGGLIMVYVIGIPIAALTSLLTTALNSLGTSSLLVFGGVVGLLSGVDFGGPINKTVFAFVLTMQAEGINGPITALQLVNTATPIGFGLSFFIAKLFGKNIYTRSEVETLKSAVPMGVINIVEGVIPIVMNDIVRCVTAVAIGGAAGGAVTMVLGADATVPFGGVLMLPTMSQPWTGAVAILVNVLVTGVALALLKKNVKEGEQIEVEEEDIDLDDIKII
- the alsE gene encoding D-allulose 6-phosphate 3-epimerase; its protein translation is MKKVEFSPSLMTMDLDQFKEQITFLNDHVGSYHIDIMDGHYVPNITLSPWFIQEVRKISNLPLSAHLMVTNPSFWVQQLVDLKCEWICMHAEVLDGLAFRLIDQIQNAGLKAGVVLNPETPIDTIFPYIDLVDKITIMTVDPGFAGQRFIDSTLDKIVALRELREEKGYRYVIEMDGSSSRKTFKKIDAAGPDVYIVGRSGLFGLSEDIETSWKTMCQDYEDMTQKVLS
- a CDS encoding PTS sugar transporter subunit IIA, which codes for MATNSLYQVHFRSELASRESVYSFCADHASTDSSTRQHLLQAFHDREKVGSTQIAEHVVMPHIESSQLDKSQIIVIRPAEPIQWEAGIEKIQLVIVLLLKQNESATIKRELIRFTRTLADEDHLNEILETEEEVAFTNKIIPNREESQ
- a CDS encoding fructose PTS transporter subunit IIA, which gives rise to MMEVKDIVDLNTIHTNIRATNKEEAIQELAETLLVNGYITDMEDFLKDIYAREAMGQTGIGNYIAIPHGKSDSVKKIGVAIGITQDEIEWETLDGKGVKGIILFAVGNDNDGAQTHLKLLSLFARKLGNDEVIEKMLQSENAEDVREALCS
- a CDS encoding PTS fructose transporter subunit IIB yields the protein MKIVGVAACTVGIAHTYIAQEKLENAGKKAGHEIQIETQGTIGVENALTQNQVDEADIVILASDVKIAGRERFEGKRIIQVTTEIAVKSPNKLIQKAAEVVSQQN